From Acidobacteriota bacterium, the proteins below share one genomic window:
- a CDS encoding TPM domain-containing protein, whose product MSRKTAGVIQLLLGAGFGALALWRLRALEVPAWHEGIDLHFILVEALFGAAGILLLLGAWFVIDGFLRDAKVRRFFPEEARRAIAAKVGAAEKRTSGEIRVVVRVRRSFPERVRGLGVEDLALREFSRLGLERTRDRTGVLVLVLLSRRQFRILGDTGIHGKIGQGTWDALAARISSEAPREGIGNAIATGLGEIGELLAAHFPRKADDTNELSDEVAIR is encoded by the coding sequence ATGAGCAGGAAAACGGCGGGTGTCATTCAGTTGCTGCTGGGGGCCGGGTTCGGAGCGCTGGCCCTGTGGAGGCTGAGGGCCCTGGAGGTCCCGGCCTGGCACGAAGGGATCGACCTCCACTTCATCCTGGTGGAGGCGCTGTTCGGCGCCGCCGGAATTCTCCTCCTTCTCGGGGCCTGGTTCGTCATCGACGGTTTCCTGCGGGATGCGAAGGTGAGACGGTTCTTTCCCGAGGAGGCCCGGAGAGCCATCGCCGCGAAGGTCGGCGCGGCCGAAAAGCGGACGTCGGGGGAAATCCGCGTGGTGGTCCGGGTCCGCCGGAGCTTTCCCGAGCGGGTCCGGGGCCTCGGGGTCGAAGACCTGGCCCTCCGGGAGTTCAGCCGTCTCGGCCTGGAACGTACCCGGGACCGGACCGGCGTCCTGGTCCTCGTCCTCCTGAGCCGGCGACAGTTCCGGATCCTCGGGGACACCGGGATCCACGGGAAGATCGGGCAGGGGACGTGGGACGCCCTGGCCGCCCGGATCTCGTCCGAAGCCCCCCGGGAGGGCATCGGGAACGCCATCGCGACGGGCCTCGGGGAGATCGGCGAGCTGCTGGCGGCCCATTTCCCCCGCAAAGCGGACGACAC
- a CDS encoding TPM domain-containing protein — MPMERSGPGRSHLCTFLLFTLLAVLSVVSLVAAVAVPPLTGRIVDTVGVVDAGTRQRLEQFLAGFEKQTSNQIAVLLIPTLEDEPEEDFAIRAAREWGLGTKENSNGVLILVVTQDRKIRIEVGRGLEGALPDGLCGRIIRDEMAPLLKRGSEKWGSAVEAGVMAVAKATKGEYVGSAKSKKKGSPWAVIVIAGLIGLGILGALTKLWVSGTVGGLAGGAATAFLAGNPLLAILGVAGGLGAGLMIPWLFRSAREHGGAGGWGSSDGHHGSSWGGGGSWGSSGGSSWSDGGFSGGGGSFDGGGASGDF; from the coding sequence ATGCCGATGGAGCGTTCCGGCCCCGGCCGGTCCCACCTCTGTACCTTCCTTCTTTTTACCCTTCTCGCCGTGCTGTCCGTCGTTTCCCTCGTCGCGGCCGTGGCGGTCCCGCCGCTCACCGGGCGGATCGTGGACACCGTCGGTGTCGTCGATGCCGGAACGAGGCAGCGGCTCGAGCAGTTCCTCGCGGGCTTCGAGAAGCAGACCTCCAACCAGATCGCGGTGCTGCTGATCCCCACGCTGGAGGACGAGCCCGAGGAGGACTTCGCCATCCGCGCGGCCCGGGAATGGGGGCTCGGAACGAAGGAAAACAGCAACGGGGTGCTGATCCTGGTGGTCACGCAGGACCGCAAGATCCGCATCGAGGTCGGCCGCGGCCTGGAGGGTGCGCTGCCGGACGGCCTCTGCGGGCGCATCATCCGGGACGAGATGGCCCCCCTGCTCAAGCGCGGCTCCGAGAAGTGGGGAAGCGCCGTGGAGGCCGGGGTCATGGCGGTCGCGAAGGCCACGAAGGGGGAATACGTCGGGTCGGCCAAGTCGAAGAAGAAAGGGTCGCCCTGGGCCGTCATCGTCATCGCCGGCCTGATCGGACTGGGGATTCTCGGCGCCCTCACCAAGCTGTGGGTTTCCGGCACCGTGGGCGGGCTCGCAGGGGGCGCGGCCACGGCCTTTCTGGCCGGCAACCCGCTCCTGGCGATCCTGGGGGTCGCCGGCGGGCTGGGGGCCGGCCTGATGATCCCCTGGCTGTTCCGGTCCGCCCGGGAACACGGCGGCGCCGGCGGGTGGGGGTCGTCGGACGGACACCACGGTTCGTCGTGGGGCGGCGGCGGTTCCTGGGGGAGCAGCGGCGGCAGCTCCTGGAGCGACGGCGGTTTTTCCGGCGGAGGCGGCTCCTTCGACGGGGGCGGGGCTTCCGGGGATTTTTGA